The segment CTTGAttgaaaatttcaaaataaagttagaaATCCTGTTTTCAGATGTTGTCTGCTTTCAGAGGTCCTCAAGGTGAAGATGGCATTGTAAACACATTCCATGACACGTTTATAAGATTAATGAACGTAAGAAGATAATCTGCGTTAGAAAGGTCAACCCATCAGCAAATCTAAAAGGTGATGTAGTCCGGTGAAGAAGACCGGCGGTCTTGTCCCGCAGCCTTCAGTTTCAAAGGTGTACTGACTGAAATACACCAGGTAAGGTAACGGGGAAGGCTAAATGAATGGTCTGTTGCTTTTTAGAGCTTTAAACAATTCTGTATTTAATGTGTTTCATTAGCTCCAGAGTTTATTAGGTAATTTAAGaacttattttttcatattgGTATTGTCAAAATTTACTTTGTCAGACGCAAAGAAGTCCGATCTTACAGTTTATTTCTGGGTCATTCAGTTGGTTaaattttcagttctttttacaGACATTCTTAATTTGTTAACTATCCCAGCTTTTGCATTTGGACATAGTTGTATGTTTGAgcctttttgatttgttttagaaaGTAGATTTTCTCATTGTAGTTTGGGCAACAAAACTCTTTTTCTCTataattttaaacacagagactGCAGATACAGATGTGTTCCCaaattgaggttttttttttatatactctTTAATAATTATTACATGGATGTGAGAACCAGGTTATATCACATTATAACTAGTCTTCAACAGATCAGTAACCATGTTATTGCAACAATTAACAGTATTTAAATTTGATCACATCTATGCTCGTGATTAATTACCACCGCAGtgtctttattaaaaataatgtttcatggctttaaattattaaactCTACTGTTTATTCTGTTAATTCAACACGTCCAGGAAAGCTTGTCATATTTGCAGTTAATACatgcttttaaaatttgaaGATTTAActaatttgtatatttttatttagtttttctttaaagtgaaaTCTCTTTTTAGTGAAGCCCTCTCCTGCAGACCAGTTTAAGTTAATCTCTAATGTTATAATAAACGTAACCAAAGTcgtttttctaataaaaaaacatgttctgtgtaaaacaaagtgtgttttttttgctttgatagCAGTGAGATGTGTTAGTTTTAGGTGGTAATCCATTATCACGACttgaatttaaatatatttttattagatGAACTTTGTGAGGGCCTCGGGGATCTGTATTAATATAAGTGGCTTATTGATCACTTGGCAAAAAATTCTGAGTACCCCGGGGATTGAGGTCAACGGGATAATGACTGCTTTTTGGATCACTGGAAAGTCATGCCTTAACAGGATTTGTCTGGCAATCTGAATTGTGTGTCAGGACACACTGACATTGGGGTGTGAATGTAATATTGCACAATGAGATGTACATTatccatttttgtatttaggtatttttttaagtttactaTTAAAATGAAGGAGTACTTCATGTTACAGTTACGCTCGTCTGAACTCACCTAAAATACAATGTGTTGCAAATTAAGATTTGTGTGAAAGCgtgcttttagttttatcacTTTTATCTGCTTGCGTTTCAGATCAAGTGCCCTGGTAGCTGGAGaaaggtaattaaaaaagaagaataaaatgagTGAACTGGACCAGTTACGCCAAGAGGCAGATCAGCTCAAGAATCAGATCAGAGtgagtaaaagaaaagacaatgttTGTATCTGACATTATATCTCGGTTTATGTTACCTGAAGAAATTGTGCACTAAAAttccaatttcttttttcttttttttttctttcaggatgCTAGGAAAGCATGTGCAGATGCCACACTATCACAGGTATCTTTTCACTTCATTTTGGCCTGTGGGGTTAAAGCTGCATGGGGGAATACACTCCAAATGAACGCGTTGTCTGAAACTAACCAGAGAGCCGAATGGTTTGCAGATCACAGCTAATATTGACCCCATCGGCCGAATCCAGATGCGTACAAGACGAACGCTGCGAGGTCATTTGGCTAAAATCTATGCCATGCACTGGGGAACAGATTCCAGGTAAACAGACTTAAAACATCAAGCTTTGAcggacttttattttctttttgcagtctTTTTTTCCCGCCTAATCTGTtgatactggaaaaaaaatgtatgcaaCAACTTTGATTTTGCTCTTTTATAGGCTCTTGGTCAGCGCCTCTCAAGATGGCAAACTCATTATTTGGGATAGCTATACCACAAACAAggtagtttatttttcttccctgTCGAGTCGTGTAAAAGGTAAATCTGTGACAAAGGGTTGAACCTGTAGAAAAGGCATCTTGGTGTTCTGAtacaatgttctttttttcctctataAATAACAAAGATGTctcttttaagcaaaaacacacagcctAACACTCAATAATAATCAGTAAATTGATGAGTAATATTGACTGTTGCATATTTTGTGACATCTTCATACAAAATTAGATTATaattagaagaaaaatgaaGTCGGTCCATgcttaattcttttttttttttttttaaccgaaGCAGTTCCAGTGCCAGGTCAGGGCGGGTCTAAAACCAGTTTGATGTTACTTCTAGCTTAGAAATTCCTTGTTTCTCCTCAGCCGCATCATTTCATCCCATCATCCCTTCCAATATATGTTTGGCTCATTCTCCAGTGTCATCTGCTTTTCTGTAGAGGAACACATTCCAATAAAACATACTGGTTTTACCTGTGAACTCGCGTCTCTACGTTGCACATCTAGTTTAtgaatgctattttaaaaagtattcgGTTCTTAAATTTAGGTTCAAACTGCAGTTTATAATGCAAGCAAGTAGCAAGTGAACTTAGCAGGAATATGAGCGACAGTCTCCTGTTCTTCCCTTGGTGCTTCATctcaatgtttctgtttgtttggtctCCGATTGTGATCTTTTTCAATATGGCAATCAACATTGGAGCTGTATGATATTTGGAAAACTTGCAGTGTGCAATATTTTGATATCGATTGTGATAAACCCAGATTTTCCTTCACTTTTTCTCCCGTCATCGCCATCATCTAAACCAAACCAGGTGTGGATTGACCAAATATTTATTAACATAATCATAAATCATAGGCATAATGGCCTATGATTTATAGCAGTCCTTTGTGATATCGTGCTCACTGATATTGTGATGACAtacattttcaacatattttgcAGCCATAATACGTATTTTAAGGTAATTGTTTAGTTGCTTTCATAACCTCACCTCCATCCTCTgactgaagcagtttttttgcTCCAGCTTGACTAAAATATAACCCATATCACAAAACTTCTGTTGTAGGATAGTTTCAGCAGGTGATTGGCAGTGACTAGTGTTTGTGGAAATTCTTCCGTTAGAatccttcagatgttttcttctaaaattacatttttgcttGAAAGTGTTTACTCCTAATTAAATCcatttattctgtgtttttttgttttaataggtTCATGCCATTCCGCTTCGATCTTCCTGGGTCATGACTTGTGCATACGCACCTTCAGGAAACTACGTGGCCTGTGGCGGCCTAGACAACATCTGCTCCATTTACAACCTGAAAACCCGCGAGGGGAATGTACGTGTGAGCCGTGAGCTCGCAGGACATACAGGTATAggattcagttttcttttgttatgtacccttttcatttttttttttactgtaaatcctGAACTTCTCCACTGATTCTCCGAATACCAGGATACCTCTCCTGTTGTCGCTTTCTTGATGACAACCAGATTGTTACAAGCTCTGGAGATACCACTTGGTAAGCAAAACGATCACTGAAGCTCTGTATTCTAAGGCCAGGCATTTTGAGGCATAAGGGATGGGAAACACTTTATATAagagtgtgtttttatgtcttccAGTGCACTTTGGGACATTGAGACAGGCCAGCAGACGACCACATTCGCTGGTCACACAGGTGATGTAATGAGCCTGTCTCTGGCCCCCGACTCGCGGGTATTCGTCTCTGGTGCTTGTGATGCCTCCGCTAAACTCTGGGATATTCGAGAGGGCATGTGCAGACAGACATTTACTGGTCACGAGTCTGACATTAACGCCATCTGTGTAAGTTAATTCAAGCTATTTGACCCAGTTTTTACATCATCATTGTAGTTAACTCTTATGTATTAATACTTCTTTTGCATATTTAtgtgtgttcctttttttttttttttttttttttttttttagtttttccctAATGGCAATGCCTTTGCCACGGGTTCCGATGATGCCACCTGCAGGCTGTTCGATCTGCGAGCTGACCAGGAATTAATGATCTACTCTCACGACAATATCATATGTGGCATTACCTCTGTTGCATTCTCAAAGAGCGGGCGCCTTCTCCTGGCAGGATACGATGATTTCAACTGTAATGTGTGGGACACACTAAAAGCTGACCGTGCTGGTGGGTAACTAGACATATTAACAGCAGGCTTGTGGCCGTTCGGCTGAATTGTCCCGGTCATATTGATGCTGTGTTCTCGTGCTACAGATTTTCTGACAACTgtggttcttttttgttttttttttattctttaggtGTGTTGGCCGGGCATGACAACCGTGTTAGCTGCCTGGGGGTTACTGATGACGGCATGGCGGTCGCAACAGGATCCTGGGACAGTTTTCTGAAGATCTGGAATTGAAGCCTGTaggttcttttgttgttgttgttgttgtatttagtGAGCTCTCTTAAGAGTCCAAACGACCAAAGGTTTGGGCTCCTagataattttctgttttatctctgTCCtagtatgttttaaaattactttcataaaaaaaaaaaaaaaaacgccctGTGAGCTGGCCAGCAGAAACCCCTCCATCAAATTTAATTCTTCAAATCTTAaagtggtttttctttttttttcctttttttttttttttcctttcccagATGTTCTTATAACTCCAAAGTTGACTGGAAGACCATTACAACTTGAGAATGTTCACAGCATCTTCTTCAACACTGTTTAAACTGACTTGgacaccacaaaaaaaaaaaatacaaacaaaacaaacaaacaaacaaaaaaaaaccgaAGGGAAACCAATGCCTTTCCTACACAAAGAAGAGCACAATTGTTTATCACCTAGTTAAGAAAGGATCTCCTGTGGTCTCAAATCAGAAACTTGTGCATTCCTTCTCGGACCATTTATGTTACcttgaaagagaaaaacaacactATCATCCCATGCAAATGTGTGCGTCTTGAAAGCAAATGTTGGAGTGTAATTGtacaaattatttaactttttttttcttttttttaaagatttctatTCTGATGGTTTGTTATTCTTGATGGCTTTCTCTTTTGTCATATTACTTTAGTGGTTTTAGATATGTTCGAATTACAGCTTGTCCTTGTAATCCAGGTAAATCATAGAAGATGAGAAAAACACGCAGAAGTAAAAGCTTGGATCATATTACACGAGCAGCTTTTGAAATGTCCATAATGTATTTATATTctagctgtttttgttccatCACAGCTTTTTGCACATGAAGCTTTGCCTCTCAACTAATACTATGTTAACTAACCAAGCACATGCTATAAGTTATGAATGCTCattccagttaaaaaaaaatggagttaTGAGGAAAATTATCCAGTTTAACCCCCTTAATTCTTGTATATGCCTTTTGGCAGGATAGGGTGGGATAGTGAGGTAGTtgccaagttaaaaaaaaaaaaaaaaaaaaaggcatggcTTGAATTTATTATAAAGAAGGGGGTTGTGTTTCGTATCCACTTAGAGTGAAACACCTCATTTAACTAAATACACACTTCCTTTGCTTGGGACTGCAGTTACAACTCTGTGAATGAAATGTACAAATCAATGTCTGAAAATAATGAGCTGATGTTTTAAGTTAAGACACTTAATTTTGTCTGCCATGAGTTTAATTTAGATGTGCATGCTGTAGACTTGCTTTCAATGGTGCAAAAatttctagatttttttttttttaaatttttgtttgtttttgttaccaaaaaaaaaaggagagtaaCCTATTGATTGAACTTAATAGAAGCCATTTTTTGGCTCAAACTCGGCATACATCATGTACTAATACTGGTAATGCTATGCACCAGAGCGAGCAAGAATGATGAAAGACTTAATATTAACTTCATACTTAGTGTAAATTACGCTTACCAGTTCTATTGATGCCaatttttgtaataattataACAATCATTGTAAGAATTCTATCCTTGACAAATCCTTCTCTCTCCTTCCAATCTTCACTCTCAATGGAACAAAAACTGTCCTCACATACTGTCCATACAAAaacttttgtatatttttttaatttttttttggtcttaaaTTGAAAATCAGAGCATCTGGATGACAGCATTTCACTGTATACAGAAGCACTTTTGTTAAGGTTGTGagatattttcactttttttttttcctttctttcttttctgcaatGATGTACAATAAATGTGACGTAATCGTGTGTGGCCACAAGTGAAAATGCAATTCAACTGAGATGGACTCCCTTTTCTCTTTCCATTAATATTATAGAGCTCTGCACCCTTATGTACCTttccactttttgtatttcatttcaGTCTGTTGGTGTTCCACGGTGAGCTGGATGCAAGATAGATACTGTACTAAATTGTACTGTTATTGAttgaaaaatgtaataaaaagctgtttgagATCCCTTTTGGTTGCGTTGAATCAAAAAGTGCTTGATGTTCGTCCTGTTTTAAGGTCTTTTGTGGTTTAAACCCAgcttaatttaatgttttttcttcatttttaatacTGGCAAATAGCTGCAAGTTAGCAGTTAGGTTTAGGGCATCAAAAATGgaaacacatttagtttttgtcttcatttttatcCATTCTGGATAAATTATTATAATGATTTATtcgtaatttaaaaaatctgattcaaaatttagctttttatttaaaatgcttggaaaaaaatttaattcttATAGATAAGTTATTTGATGCGTGAAAAGATAAGTTCTAATACCTTTTTAGAAAGTTTGCATTACAGAATTTCTGTCAGTGTATAAATGCTGTATTGTAAAAGTAGTTGCATTCTAAAAAAGACAGTTTCAAATAATATGGTTTATAATTTCTTTGAGCAGAAACActagtttaaaatgaaataaaacatactttaTTCAAACTTAATCTTTAAAACTTGAATATAGTATGGAATCAAACTATAAAAAGAGCTCTAAGCATTACTGAATCAAAATTGTTCATCTCGGAGTACAAAAGGGAGGATTAAgcttgtaaaataataaagttgtgtttatttattttgaaaattaaaattagcatttttatggACTGAATGCTTTTGCTTAGTCggacaaaacaactaaaaagctCAAAATATCAAAACTATGCGATGTCAAAACAtgtaaatctaattttaaacatgttattttgaagttttaaagtttgtgcGCCACCATCTTTGTCCCCCAACAACCGGAAGTTGTTTTAGAGGATGAAGTAAACCTGGCCTGGTCGACTCGCGTAAAACcgaggggggggggttaaaaaaaacaaaatgaggttTACATTACAGTTTCCTTAATCGCGATGATTTGTATACCTTAACACAATTACATCAATGTGTCTTTGTTAGTACGGTAGATTGTTCCCGACGACTTATcaattttgtttgtattcatGATACAATTTTCAACCATTAAAACCCCTCTGGGATGATCTCGTCCTAACAAATGACGTAGTTCCTTCTTCGCTTAGAGGCCATTTTGGAAGGCCTCGCATGTTTTGCCtcgtggaaaaaaaaccaaaccaagaCAAATTTCTTATTTTGCAAGTGGGAGAAGTCGTGcccttttgctttgtttattgaacttatttatgttttgtaaattaCGTTTGAGGGGATTGTCTTAGTGGGGTTTGTTACCGGAGGGGGAGAATCGTTCGCGGTTGTGCCACATCGGGGTTGTCCTCCGGTGTTGACGACACAGATCACCGTCCCAGCGAACAAAGAAACGGGAGGGCAGAGAGAGCGCGCGCTAACTGCAGTGCTGCTTcggaaaagaaaaggaaaataaaaaaagtttgaatttcGGGAGAGAATGGCCGAGGGGTACATTCGAGTCGCGGAGGAAGAGAACGAGGAGCCCATGGAGATCCCGTCCGAGGACGACGGCACGGTTCTGCTGTCGACCGTGGCGGCGCAGTTCCCGGGCGCGTGCGGCCTGCGCTTCCGGAGCCCCGTGTCCCAGTGCATGCGGGGCGTGCGGCTCGTGGAGGGGATCCTGCACGCGCCGGAGAACGGCTGGGGGAACGTCGTGTATGTGGTGAACTATCCGAAAGGTAGGGGTGGAAACTCTGCAGCACTTCAcccagtctgtgtgtgtggtgtgtgagAGGGTGGAATCCTATTTATAATTCATACTGTAGTTTCTGCACTGcctcaaaagtataaaaacaaacaaactcctgTGTCTTAATTCCTTTTCAAATATGAATAATAACATTCCTACTTGCATTTCAGTGCAACTGagcttgaattaaaaaaatgtttattatatttaaaaagcctttaaaaatgtaaattttaacatttccttACAAGATTTGTAGAACTTAATTCACTTCTTTCTACCTACTGTCATTTAGATATCTAATTACACTGCTGTTGGGTTGGATTTACCTTTAACTAGACTTATTATAAGTTTCTTATGACAATATCATAAGTTCaaatttgtttctgtgcatATTCAATTAAACTCATTTGTCATTTCAGATCTATATACATGTTTATTTGCCAATTCTATGTAAGGATCTTGTGTACCATTATATGATAAATTGtcttaaattgtaaataaattgtaGATAAATTGTTAGTTAAGACCATTCATAAAATGAGCAGCTCAAGATTTTTTTGTCCATCTAAAACCATAAGTTATAAAATGCCTTCTGATTGTTTTGCAGATCATGATTCTGATTTGACTTCATAATTTCTATGATGACcaaataatgatataaatacatttataaaatgtcaTCTCACCCTTATAGGTTACGCTATTGTTTCTAAAAGTTATCATAGAGTGAcataatttttgtcttttcagaatatcttaataaatatttgacagCCTGGGCAGTATTTCAGTTCACTCTTATGAACAAATCAGATATCTCATTATCAGTATACTGAAGATTAGATGTTAGCCAAGGTTTTGGTGACAGTTTAAGGTGctaattctgttgttttcattttagacaacaaaaggaaaatggatGAAATTGACGCTTCGTCTGCTGTGAAGATGAAGAGGGGCGACATGAAGACGTCGGACCTGATCGTGTTGGGCCTTCCATGGAAAACCACTGAGCAGGACCTGAAGGACTACTTCAGCACGTTTGGGGAAGTCATCATGGTCCAGGTACCACCGGGGacagttttcattaaaagccatGCACACGTCTGATTTGTTTTGCGTCTGTGTTTACCAAGTTTGTTCCCTCAGGTGAAACGAGACGCCAAGAGTGGGAACTCTAAAGGGTTTGGCTTTGTGAGGTTCACAGAATACGAGGCTCAAGAAAAGGTGATCTCCCAGCGTCATATGATTGACGGAAGATGGTGCGACTGCAAGCTCCCTAACTCGAAGGTGAATATGGTAATGTCCATGCGTATACCCACACATTGTGGATAGGTGTCCTGTCATAACTCACTTTACCATGTAatattttcctgatttttttttttttttttaattcacagcAAGGGCCAGATGAGCCACTGAGGAGCCGGAAAGTGTTTGTGGGGCGTTGCACAGAAGACATGACCACAGATGACCTGCGGCAGTTCTTTATGCAGTACGGCGAGGTCACAGACGTCTTCATCCCCAAGCCATTCCGTGCTTTCGCTTTTGTTACATTTGCAGACGATCAGGTAAAGTGTGAAAAGCGTAGCAGTAGATTCGTATTTTAGCATTGCCCATCCCCTCGATAACCAAATTGATGTCGTGTCTCCGCAGGTTGCCCAGTCTCTCTGTGGAGAGGACCTTATTATCAAAGGAGTCAGTGTTCACATCTCAAACGCTGAGCCCAAACATGGAAATAGGCAGTACGATCGCACGGCGCGGTTCGGAAATGGCTTCGGGGCTCAGGCGTTCGGCGGCAGCCGCAGCGGGTTGGGGAGCAGCGCCAACAGTAATCTGGCGAATTTCGGCTCCTTCAGTCTGAACCCCGCCATGATGGCTGCTGCTCAGGCTGCGCTGCAGAGTAGTTGGGGCATGATGGGAATGCTGGCGAGCCAGCAGCAGACGTCCACCTCAGGCAGCACCTCTAGCGGGACGAGCTCTAGCAGGGACCAGAGTCAGTCTTTCAGTGCAGGCAACAGCAACTACGGCACCAGCTCGGCCAGTCTGGGCTGGGGCACAGGGTCAAACTCTACAACCGGCGGTAGTGGGTTTAGCTCGGGTTTTGGGTCCAGCATGGAGTCAAAGTCATCTGGGTGGGGTATGTAAGTTAAATGTTTCTATGGGTAAGTATTGCGAGAGAGATGAgtcttttcaaaaaaatttatttctggTGTTAATGCGTGTTTGAAAACTTAACACTTTTGTGGAAGATGTTTTGTACATTTGGagaaaacaaatgctaaagATTTAATTTAGGAAGCGTTGAAGTGAGTTGTTTACCAGGATCTTTGACTAAAGTGctatttttgatgtttgtttgtatcCATTTCAACTGGATTCTCTAATGCATGTATTGTGAAATGTGATGCCCATTTttgaaaagaagagagagaaaaaaatgcatgaatgtTTGCGGTTCACCATTATCCGGCACTGTCATCGGTCTAAAAGGCAATCTTGCATTGGAAAGAATCTGGTTGAAACCTAAATGTTTTAAGTGCAACTTTATTTGCAGtcaagttctgtggaaaagccTTCATTGAAATCTCTTCTGCAGTTCACCTCTCTTCCATTTCCCTGCGAGGAATCTCCTCTTTGGCAGCATTCTCGGGGTGATCTCGCTATCATTCTCCCTCTTCCCACCTGTAAATGCAATGCCACCAAAGAACGGCTTCACTCCGCATGTTCTGAGAGACGGTGGGTGTTTTCACTTTTATCCACTTTTAAATGGAAAGAACTGCGCAACTGACATTTTAAGAACTGATGAGTGCGATTGCGGATGGCTTGTTGGCGAAGAGTGAAGCGGTGAGTGAGCGAACGGAGAGACGGGTGGAGCGGGGACTGGTTGTGCGGTGAAAGAGCCCGAATCTGACTGCTTTCTGAGTGTGTGAGTGGAAGCTGCAGATGCTACGAGCGCCTCCCCTAACATGGACATTCTTTAATTAGTACTtcaagaaatttttttttaatctctgcaAGTTTTTTTCCTTACTCTTGAGTATGTCTGTCAAAAAAAATGTAGTGCTGAATTCTTGTATTTGCTTATATTATCTGATTTGAATGCTGTATGGTGTGTGCTTTCATGTTCTTGAACTGATCTGTAAGTGTGGACTTGATGTGGGTGACACCTGCTGAAGACTCTGGGGGACGCGAGTGATGGAAGTGTGCGAACGTGGAGTGGTGTGTCCAATGGCTCCCAGTagctctttttgttgtttgtgaggtgttttaaaaagaaaacaagacaaaaaaacatgtcaaatgaaGGGAGTTCTCTAATAAAGTTCATTTGAATAGTTAACATAGATGATGCTGCTTGAGTCAGTTTGTCGAATCAAAAACATCTAATTCGATTCACATATCTAGGGACCTTGGGCTCTGCTGGTCGAGGTCTCCGTTTGAACCCTGACTGAAGTCTGTTCTGAAGGAAGAAGATGGAAGTTCCAACACTTTCAGTGTGTGTGGCCTTCTCAGACATGGGGTagtacctgttttttttttttgctgtttttgatgGCTTTAGAGTGAATTCTCTAA is part of the Kryptolebias marmoratus isolate JLee-2015 linkage group LG4, ASM164957v2, whole genome shotgun sequence genome and harbors:
- the gnb1b gene encoding guanine nucleotide binding protein (G protein), beta polypeptide 1b, encoding MSELDQLRQEADQLKNQIRDARKACADATLSQITANIDPIGRIQMRTRRTLRGHLAKIYAMHWGTDSRLLVSASQDGKLIIWDSYTTNKVHAIPLRSSWVMTCAYAPSGNYVACGGLDNICSIYNLKTREGNVRVSRELAGHTGYLSCCRFLDDNQIVTSSGDTTCALWDIETGQQTTTFAGHTGDVMSLSLAPDSRVFVSGACDASAKLWDIREGMCRQTFTGHESDINAICFFPNGNAFATGSDDATCRLFDLRADQELMIYSHDNIICGITSVAFSKSGRLLLAGYDDFNCNVWDTLKADRAGVLAGHDNRVSCLGVTDDGMAVATGSWDSFLKIWN
- the LOC108231372 gene encoding TAR DNA-binding protein 43 isoform X1, which gives rise to MAEGYIRVAEEENEEPMEIPSEDDGTVLLSTVAAQFPGACGLRFRSPVSQCMRGVRLVEGILHAPENGWGNVVYVVNYPKDNKRKMDEIDASSAVKMKRGDMKTSDLIVLGLPWKTTEQDLKDYFSTFGEVIMVQVKRDAKSGNSKGFGFVRFTEYEAQEKVISQRHMIDGRWCDCKLPNSKVNMQGPDEPLRSRKVFVGRCTEDMTTDDLRQFFMQYGEVTDVFIPKPFRAFAFVTFADDQVAQSLCGEDLIIKGVSVHISNAEPKHGNRQYDRTARFGNGFGAQAFGGSRSGLGSSANSNLANFGSFSLNPAMMAAAQAALQSSWGMMGMLASQQQTSTSGSTSSGTSSSRDQSQSFSAGNSNYGTSSASLGWGTGSNSTTGGSGFSSGFGSSMESKSSGWGM
- the LOC108231372 gene encoding TAR DNA-binding protein 43 isoform X2; translation: MAEGYIRVAEEENEEPMEIPSEDDGTVLLSTVAAQFPGACGLRFRSPVSQCMRGVRLVEGILHAPENGWGNVVYVVNYPKDNKRKMDEIDASSAVKMKRGDMKTSDLIVLGLPWKTTEQDLKDYFSTFGEVIMVQVKRDAKSGNSKGFGFVRFTEYEAQEKVISQRHMIDGRWCDCKLPNSKQGPDEPLRSRKVFVGRCTEDMTTDDLRQFFMQYGEVTDVFIPKPFRAFAFVTFADDQVAQSLCGEDLIIKGVSVHISNAEPKHGNRQYDRTARFGNGFGAQAFGGSRSGLGSSANSNLANFGSFSLNPAMMAAAQAALQSSWGMMGMLASQQQTSTSGSTSSGTSSSRDQSQSFSAGNSNYGTSSASLGWGTGSNSTTGGSGFSSGFGSSMESKSSGWGM